From one Paeniglutamicibacter psychrophenolicus genomic stretch:
- a CDS encoding serine hydrolase yields MDGTNPEHRNPGVDIKNWQLPQNLRWSFQHIADFLPTAMISRGQGPASVFPVALRDLDSVPIPAAWPAEPPMSVGSVMATTDTDGWMLMHRGTVLAEQYFGDLSAGAPHLLMSVSKSLVGAVAGSLCDSGLLDPEALLTSYLPALSGTGYDGATVRHLLDMRSGIEFSEDYLDPRAEVRMLEQAIGWADPDSAGPIGMYTFLMTLRRKWEHGGVFEYRSCESDMLGWVCEAAAGAPMPMLLSHLVWGKLGAEFDASIGIDQYGTGMFDGGINATLRDMARFGSLFLNEGSSPTGERVLSRKWIHETLAGAPDSRAAFAQSPGDNRMPGGMYRNQMWFPYEGNDVLLCLGIHGQMVYINRPAQVVAVKLSSWPLPQDAAKLFGTLRAFDAIAAVLSSETPAASQAFLPLFGVPGREHPLAADSEPRTSA; encoded by the coding sequence GTGGACGGCACAAACCCTGAGCACCGCAACCCGGGCGTCGACATCAAGAACTGGCAATTGCCACAGAACCTTCGTTGGTCATTCCAGCACATCGCCGATTTCCTGCCCACCGCGATGATCTCGCGCGGACAGGGCCCGGCCTCCGTGTTTCCCGTGGCACTCCGCGACCTGGATTCGGTTCCCATTCCGGCCGCTTGGCCCGCGGAGCCGCCGATGAGCGTCGGCTCGGTCATGGCCACCACCGATACCGACGGATGGATGCTGATGCACCGCGGGACGGTGCTTGCCGAGCAGTATTTCGGCGACCTGTCCGCCGGGGCCCCGCACCTGCTGATGTCGGTCAGCAAGTCGTTGGTTGGAGCGGTGGCCGGGTCGCTGTGCGACTCGGGGCTGTTGGACCCCGAAGCCCTGTTGACCAGCTACCTTCCGGCCTTGTCCGGCACCGGCTATGACGGGGCAACCGTGCGCCACCTGCTGGACATGCGCTCGGGCATCGAGTTCTCGGAAGACTATCTTGATCCCCGGGCCGAGGTGCGGATGCTCGAGCAGGCGATCGGCTGGGCCGATCCCGACTCGGCGGGCCCGATCGGGATGTACACCTTTTTGATGACGCTGCGCCGGAAATGGGAACACGGCGGGGTATTCGAGTACCGCTCCTGCGAGTCCGACATGCTCGGGTGGGTCTGCGAGGCTGCCGCCGGCGCTCCGATGCCCATGCTGCTCTCGCATCTGGTGTGGGGCAAGCTGGGGGCCGAGTTCGATGCCTCGATCGGGATCGACCAGTACGGCACCGGCATGTTCGACGGCGGGATCAACGCCACGCTGCGCGACATGGCCCGCTTCGGCAGCCTCTTCCTGAACGAGGGCAGCTCCCCCACCGGCGAGCGCGTGCTCTCCCGCAAGTGGATCCACGAAACCCTGGCGGGGGCCCCGGACTCCCGCGCGGCCTTTGCCCAAAGCCCGGGCGACAACCGGATGCCCGGGGGGATGTACCGCAACCAGATGTGGTTCCCCTACGAGGGAAACGACGTATTGCTCTGCCTGGGCATCCACGGGCAGATGGTCTACATCAACCGGCCCGCCCAGGTGGTCGCCGTGAAATTGTCGAGCTGGCCGCTGCCGCAGGATGCGGCCAAGCTCTTTGGCACCCTGCGTGCCTTCGACGCGATTGCCGCGGTGCTGTCATCGGAAACCCCGGCGGCATCCCAGGCGTTCCTGCCGCTGTTTGGCGTCCCGGGGCGGGAACACCCGCTGGCCGCCGACAGCGAACCCAGAACATCAGCCTGA
- a CDS encoding aminotransferase class I/II-fold pyridoxal phosphate-dependent enzyme — translation MTAPLAKIDATPYATPSSVWRLRTDAWEFLGYGSKQLTALATPGKGVTAAHQQMLVEVNRKLNVLEAIEPYWAVPGKSHLATLRARIEDGDYPAALDLVEPVTRGFARFRHEVDDRATDLDPEAQPNDQTPMSDRRPRFEVLVVDDISETVREELVAEMAGQRRESDAFTYQVNVVPSLEDALIAVMLNPTIQACILRPGFAVSARNRPGEDLRRYLDGILDPGLPQFTPRARILSLADTLKELRPELDLYLVADVSIEELAGSSNRRFNRLFRREESMELHLSLLGGVAERYKTPFFDAVQHHSRKPAAVFHALPISRGGSVVNSRWIKDMGEFYGLNLLHAETSATSGGLDSLLDPHGSIKRAQDLAARAFGARRSYFVTNGTSTANKIVHQSILAPGDVVIADRNCHKSHHYALVLAGAQVAYVDAYPLNEYAFYGAVPLKALKSMLLDYRRAGRLDEVKMVTLTNCTFDGIVYDVERVMEECLAIKPDLVFLWDEAWFAFAGFHPIFRRRTAMAAAARLQANFKDPAYRARAKAQRAALFDPETGEPVDDAAWLRTRLLPDPDATRLRVYATQSTHKTLTALRQGSMIHVFDEDFSHLNEVTFNAAYMTHTSTSPNYQILASLDIGRRQAELEGFELVQRQAYLALSVAQAVARHPLLKKYFRVLSTFDLVPEEYRETRRPMPLRDGIAAMDEAWRTDEFVVDPSRLTLHIGNTGVDGDTFKHKYLMDLHGIQVNKTSRNTVLFMTNIGTSRSAVAYLIDVLVKLAEHFETERAEMSPHALAAREAKAARLLATPPPLPDFSRFADKYRSGAHTVDGDIRTAYFTTYKNDACGYIMPKELIDRVRAGEEIVSAGFVTPYPPGFPILVPGQVFTKEILSFMAALDTREIHGFDAELGFRIINDVPAPRERG, via the coding sequence GTGACAGCGCCACTGGCGAAAATCGACGCCACCCCCTATGCCACACCCTCCAGCGTGTGGCGACTGCGCACCGATGCCTGGGAATTCCTGGGCTACGGCTCCAAGCAGCTCACGGCACTGGCCACCCCGGGCAAAGGCGTGACAGCGGCCCACCAGCAAATGCTGGTCGAGGTCAATCGCAAGCTCAACGTCCTCGAAGCCATCGAGCCCTATTGGGCGGTGCCGGGCAAGTCCCACCTGGCGACGCTGCGCGCCCGCATCGAGGACGGCGACTACCCCGCCGCCCTGGACCTGGTGGAACCGGTCACCCGCGGCTTCGCCCGCTTCAGGCACGAGGTCGATGACCGGGCCACCGACCTCGATCCCGAGGCCCAGCCCAACGACCAGACGCCGATGTCCGACCGCCGGCCGCGCTTCGAGGTCCTGGTCGTGGACGACATCTCCGAGACCGTCCGCGAGGAACTCGTCGCGGAAATGGCCGGCCAGCGCCGGGAATCGGACGCCTTCACGTACCAGGTCAACGTGGTTCCGTCCCTCGAGGACGCACTCATTGCGGTGATGCTCAATCCCACGATCCAGGCATGCATCCTGCGACCAGGGTTTGCCGTCTCCGCCAGGAACCGTCCCGGCGAGGACCTGCGCCGGTACCTCGACGGCATCCTGGACCCCGGGCTGCCGCAGTTCACGCCCAGGGCCCGCATCCTGTCCCTGGCCGACACCCTCAAGGAGCTGCGCCCGGAACTGGACCTCTACCTGGTGGCGGATGTGTCCATCGAGGAGCTCGCAGGGTCCTCGAACCGCCGCTTCAATCGGCTCTTCCGCCGCGAGGAGTCCATGGAACTGCATCTATCGTTGCTGGGCGGGGTTGCCGAACGCTACAAGACCCCGTTCTTCGACGCCGTGCAGCACCACAGCCGCAAGCCCGCCGCGGTCTTCCACGCCCTGCCCATCTCCCGCGGCGGATCGGTGGTCAATTCCCGCTGGATCAAGGACATGGGTGAGTTCTATGGATTGAACCTGCTCCACGCCGAGACCTCGGCCACCTCCGGAGGGCTGGATTCGCTGTTGGACCCGCACGGCTCCATCAAACGGGCCCAGGATCTGGCCGCACGAGCCTTCGGGGCGCGGCGCTCCTACTTCGTCACCAACGGCACCTCCACGGCCAACAAGATCGTGCACCAGTCGATCCTGGCCCCCGGGGACGTGGTCATCGCCGACCGAAATTGCCACAAGTCGCACCACTACGCCCTGGTGCTTGCCGGTGCGCAGGTCGCCTACGTCGATGCCTACCCGCTGAACGAGTACGCGTTCTACGGGGCCGTGCCGCTGAAGGCGCTCAAGTCCATGTTGCTTGACTACCGCCGTGCCGGGCGGCTGGACGAGGTCAAGATGGTCACGCTGACCAACTGCACCTTCGACGGCATCGTCTACGACGTCGAGCGGGTGATGGAGGAATGCCTGGCCATCAAGCCCGATTTGGTCTTCCTCTGGGACGAGGCCTGGTTCGCCTTCGCCGGCTTCCACCCGATCTTCCGCCGGCGGACCGCCATGGCCGCGGCCGCGCGGCTGCAGGCAAACTTCAAGGACCCCGCCTACCGGGCACGGGCCAAGGCCCAACGGGCGGCCCTCTTCGACCCGGAGACAGGCGAGCCGGTGGACGACGCGGCATGGCTCAGGACCAGGTTGCTGCCGGATCCGGACGCAACTCGGCTGCGCGTCTACGCCACCCAGTCCACCCACAAGACGCTGACGGCACTGCGCCAGGGCTCGATGATCCACGTCTTCGACGAGGACTTCAGCCACCTCAACGAGGTGACGTTCAATGCCGCGTACATGACGCACACCTCCACCTCGCCGAACTACCAGATCCTGGCCTCGCTGGACATCGGCCGCCGCCAGGCGGAACTGGAGGGCTTCGAGCTGGTGCAGCGCCAGGCCTATCTTGCCCTGTCCGTGGCCCAGGCCGTGGCCCGCCACCCGCTGCTCAAGAAGTACTTCCGGGTGCTGAGCACCTTCGACCTGGTCCCGGAGGAATACCGTGAAACCCGCCGTCCCATGCCGCTGCGCGACGGGATCGCCGCGATGGACGAGGCCTGGCGCACCGACGAGTTCGTGGTCGACCCGAGCCGGCTGACCCTGCACATCGGCAACACCGGGGTGGACGGGGACACCTTCAAGCACAAGTACCTGATGGACCTGCACGGGATCCAGGTCAACAAGACCAGTCGGAACACCGTCCTGTTCATGACCAACATCGGGACCTCGCGCAGCGCCGTGGCCTACCTCATCGATGTGTTGGTCAAGCTTGCCGAGCACTTCGAGACCGAGCGGGCGGAGATGTCCCCGCACGCGCTGGCTGCCCGCGAAGCGAAGGCCGCCCGGCTGCTCGCCACGCCCCCGCCGCTGCCCGACTTCAGCCGTTTCGCCGACAAATACCGCAGTGGTGCGCACACCGTCGACGGGGACATCCGCACGGCCTACTTCACCACCTACAAGAACGATGCCTGCGGCTACATCATGCCGAAGGAACTGATCGACCGGGTGCGTGCCGGGGAGGAAATCGTCTCCGCGGGGTTCGTGACCCCCTACCCGCCCGGATTCCCGATCCTGGTCCCGGGACAGGTGTTCACCAAGGAGATCCTCTCCTTCATGGCGGCGCTCGACACCCGTGAGATCCACGGATTCGATGCGGAATTGGGATTCCGGATCATCAACGACGTTCCCGCGCCCAGGGAACGGGGCTAG
- a CDS encoding biotin carboxylase — MTPATTAAKPAAATSTTTDKPAAPETEPAAVKPDKPATTATPAKTTAAETATPTESTPASASAVAPKATAAKPAATKETPAAAKAAAPAKAAAPAKAAAPAKTATAKKSTTAETAAPTESTTTSASAVAPKATVAKPAATKETPAATKAAAPATSVAPAAKESSSAKAPAVSKKRAVATTKPATTTTLPRATPSGPEAPEATIGTDAAFAEALPAESVPHTLHNISEVRHFFRTNDVPIFFIGATPFNLLGLDRWVRNFTYISYYDAWDGAHPRVFTPANKPYRVFGSGEEINNWLLLNPEVRARMGKDLNPGVRPKVAMVFFDEETQQICDELGYDLILPPAELRSRLDSKIVTTRLGNEAGVASVPNVLTAGSDWKTLRAEADAAGLGDELVVQTPYGDSGKTTFFINNESDWDEHSAQIVGEDIKVMRRINNLPLAVEAVLTRSGTVVGPFLTELAGHDDLTPYPGGWCGNEMHPDVLTDTQRLLATDLVQRMGARLSKEGYRGFFEVDVLVDVDTDEVYLGELNPRISGASAITNVTAGAYADVPLFLFHLLEYMDVEFELDIEEINKRWEALSGADTWSQMIIKETHETVELLTATPATGQYYLDANGAMVFNRAAMDWHMLQNESEAFFLRIYGPGDYRWKGADLGILVTKGRLQVDRDGSPKLNIRAKHFIDCLRAGFTGMPLGEGARPHGSEPLGVKSQW, encoded by the coding sequence ATGACACCGGCGACTACCGCCGCCAAGCCTGCAGCCGCTACGAGCACCACGACGGACAAGCCCGCGGCCCCGGAGACCGAGCCCGCAGCCGTAAAGCCGGACAAGCCGGCAACCACGGCCACCCCCGCGAAGACGACGGCTGCGGAAACCGCAACTCCTACGGAATCCACACCAGCTTCCGCATCCGCTGTGGCCCCGAAGGCAACGGCGGCCAAGCCAGCGGCAACCAAGGAAACCCCCGCCGCGGCCAAGGCAGCAGCCCCGGCCAAGGCAGCAGCCCCGGCCAAGGCAGCAGCCCCGGCCAAGACCGCCACCGCCAAGAAGTCGACAACTGCGGAAACCGCAGCTCCTACAGAATCCACGACAACTTCCGCATCCGCTGTGGCACCAAAGGCAACGGTGGCCAAGCCAGCGGCAACCAAGGAAACCCCCGCCGCGACCAAGGCAGCAGCCCCGGCCACGAGCGTTGCCCCGGCTGCGAAGGAATCATCCTCGGCGAAGGCCCCGGCCGTATCGAAGAAACGAGCGGTAGCCACTACCAAGCCGGCAACGACGACCACCTTGCCACGTGCCACTCCGAGCGGTCCCGAGGCACCGGAGGCGACCATCGGCACCGATGCCGCGTTCGCCGAGGCGCTCCCCGCCGAGTCGGTTCCGCACACGCTGCACAACATCTCCGAGGTTCGCCATTTCTTCCGCACCAACGACGTGCCGATCTTCTTCATCGGAGCCACCCCGTTCAACCTCCTGGGCTTGGACCGCTGGGTGCGGAACTTCACGTACATCAGCTACTACGATGCCTGGGACGGGGCACACCCGCGCGTGTTCACCCCCGCGAACAAGCCCTACCGGGTGTTCGGCTCCGGCGAGGAAATCAACAACTGGCTCCTGCTGAACCCCGAGGTCCGCGCCCGCATGGGCAAGGACCTGAACCCCGGCGTGCGCCCGAAGGTCGCCATGGTCTTCTTCGACGAGGAAACCCAGCAGATCTGCGACGAGCTGGGATATGACCTGATCCTGCCCCCGGCCGAGCTGCGCAGCCGGCTCGATTCCAAGATCGTCACCACCCGCCTGGGCAACGAGGCCGGTGTGGCCTCCGTGCCCAACGTCCTGACCGCGGGCTCCGACTGGAAGACCCTGCGCGCCGAGGCCGACGCGGCCGGGCTCGGCGACGAACTGGTCGTCCAGACCCCCTACGGGGATTCGGGCAAGACCACCTTCTTCATCAACAACGAGTCGGACTGGGACGAGCACAGCGCGCAGATCGTCGGCGAGGACATCAAGGTCATGCGCCGGATCAACAACCTGCCGTTGGCCGTCGAGGCGGTGCTCACCCGCTCGGGAACCGTCGTGGGCCCGTTCCTCACCGAGCTGGCCGGGCACGACGACCTCACCCCGTACCCGGGCGGCTGGTGCGGCAACGAGATGCACCCCGACGTCTTGACCGACACGCAGCGCCTGCTCGCCACGGACCTGGTCCAGCGCATGGGGGCCCGCCTGTCCAAGGAGGGCTACCGCGGGTTCTTCGAGGTCGACGTGCTCGTTGACGTCGACACCGACGAGGTCTACCTGGGCGAGCTGAACCCGCGCATTTCCGGGGCCTCGGCGATCACCAACGTGACCGCCGGCGCCTATGCGGACGTGCCGCTGTTCCTCTTCCACCTGCTCGAGTACATGGACGTGGAATTCGAGCTGGACATCGAGGAGATCAACAAGCGTTGGGAAGCGCTCTCCGGGGCCGACACCTGGAGCCAGATGATCATCAAGGAAACCCACGAGACCGTCGAGCTGCTCACCGCCACCCCGGCCACCGGCCAGTACTACCTGGATGCCAACGGCGCCATGGTCTTCAACCGGGCGGCGATGGACTGGCACATGCTGCAAAACGAGTCCGAGGCGTTCTTCCTGCGCATCTACGGCCCCGGCGACTACCGCTGGAAGGGCGCAGACCTGGGGATCCTGGTCACCAAGGGGCGGCTGCAGGTCGACAGGGACGGTTCGCCGAAGCTGAACATCAGGGCCAAGCACTTCATCGACTGCCTGCGTGCCGGCTTCACCGGCATGCCGCTGGGCGAGGGCGCGCGGCCGCACGGGTCGGAACCCCTCGGTGTGAAGTCCCAGTGGTAG
- a CDS encoding peroxiredoxin codes for MDMPLDSLPKRLVGQQFPLLSLPSTTGETLGPMDFATGSFVLFIYPRTGRPDRVEPPEWSLVPGAKGCTPEACEFRDLASDFASIGYRVFGLSSQDTDYQREAAERLHLPYPLLSDPGFVLATACGLPTFGFDGELLHVRSTLVVRERMITHAFLGINDAATHPAALLEELRRSRPGVGLH; via the coding sequence ATGGACATGCCCCTGGATTCCCTCCCCAAGCGTCTGGTCGGACAGCAATTCCCGCTGCTGTCCCTTCCGTCCACCACCGGGGAAACCCTGGGGCCGATGGACTTCGCCACCGGTTCCTTCGTGCTGTTCATCTATCCGCGCACCGGGCGCCCGGACCGTGTGGAACCGCCCGAATGGTCCCTGGTTCCCGGCGCCAAGGGCTGCACCCCGGAGGCTTGCGAATTCCGCGACCTCGCCTCCGACTTCGCGTCAATCGGCTACCGCGTCTTTGGCCTGTCGAGCCAGGACACCGACTACCAGCGCGAGGCCGCCGAACGCCTGCACCTGCCCTACCCGCTGCTTTCGGATCCCGGCTTCGTGCTGGCCACTGCGTGCGGCCTGCCGACCTTCGGCTTCGACGGTGAACTGCTCCACGTCCGCAGCACTCTGGTCGTGCGCGAACGCATGATCACCCACGCATTCCTGGGCATCAACGACGCAGCAACACATCCCGCGGCACTTCTGGAGGAATTGCGGCGATCCCGCCCGGGCGTCGGCCTCCATTGA
- a CDS encoding FAD/NAD(P)-binding protein, whose protein sequence is MTRIAFVGGGPKTLFALLELNDRCSPASAEGPVVEVFDPYPPGAGRVWQAGQPRHVRLNVAAGIVDATTDEGDGSFASWVARVEPRYGTEPYPPRAVVGRYLQERFRTLADTARFPLAHVPARVTGVARAGDQWEVASDAGTGFYDEVVLATGHGLPGEAPGPPLAGACNPDALIGDYGALGEAAVPAGSAVLIRGAALTAYDAVLLLTEGRGGQWMPIEGAGGPSLGYVPGGREPAKITMGSLGNLPMEPKPAQVPETINRCLDAYRDQVLAWGAGLAARPGGPGARCTGLFGILLACAMECARLSGAPATPLDLWRTALTGRGEPGRGTETAAEHLRLSIEVNRGHTLPGTAWVWGRVWSGLYPQLVHAVSRVRWDPAQERIFRRVARSMERMAFGPPEHTALKLLALFDAGLLEQGTFPPRPPTDTLLIDAVTPPPGVLAAPAPGGEAFSPLVAGLLSSGQVMVRAGETGLLTDTDGTCLDARGNRNESLAALGRPTEGPTLGHDTLNRTLHDEHRRWAQRIVRQRMPQHLGERS, encoded by the coding sequence ATGACACGCATAGCCTTCGTCGGGGGAGGGCCCAAGACCCTGTTTGCGTTGCTGGAACTGAATGACCGATGTTCCCCCGCAAGCGCCGAAGGCCCGGTCGTCGAGGTCTTCGACCCCTACCCGCCCGGTGCCGGGCGGGTCTGGCAGGCGGGCCAGCCCAGACATGTGCGGCTGAACGTGGCGGCGGGCATCGTTGACGCCACAACCGACGAAGGAGACGGGTCCTTCGCTTCCTGGGTGGCCCGGGTCGAGCCCCGGTACGGCACCGAGCCCTACCCGCCCCGGGCCGTGGTCGGCAGGTACCTGCAGGAGCGGTTCCGGACTCTGGCCGACACCGCCAGGTTCCCGCTGGCCCACGTGCCGGCCCGCGTCACGGGCGTGGCACGCGCCGGGGATCAATGGGAGGTTGCCAGCGACGCCGGGACCGGGTTCTATGACGAGGTGGTGCTGGCGACCGGACACGGGCTGCCCGGCGAGGCCCCCGGGCCACCGCTCGCCGGCGCGTGCAACCCGGACGCCCTCATCGGGGACTACGGAGCGCTGGGGGAGGCAGCCGTCCCGGCCGGAAGCGCGGTCCTGATCCGGGGTGCCGCGCTGACCGCCTACGATGCGGTGCTCCTGCTGACCGAGGGCCGCGGCGGGCAATGGATGCCGATCGAGGGCGCCGGCGGCCCGTCGCTGGGCTATGTTCCCGGCGGGCGGGAACCGGCCAAGATCACCATGGGATCGTTGGGCAACCTGCCCATGGAACCCAAGCCCGCGCAGGTGCCCGAAACGATCAACCGGTGCCTCGACGCGTACCGGGACCAGGTCCTGGCGTGGGGTGCCGGCCTCGCCGCACGCCCGGGCGGGCCCGGCGCCCGATGCACCGGGCTCTTTGGCATCCTGCTGGCCTGCGCGATGGAATGCGCGCGCCTCTCCGGGGCACCTGCCACGCCCCTGGACCTGTGGCGCACGGCCCTGACCGGGCGCGGGGAACCGGGACGCGGCACCGAAACGGCCGCCGAACACCTCCGCCTCAGCATTGAGGTGAACCGGGGGCACACGCTTCCCGGCACGGCGTGGGTGTGGGGCAGGGTGTGGTCGGGCCTGTATCCCCAGCTGGTGCACGCAGTCTCCCGGGTGCGCTGGGATCCCGCGCAGGAGCGGATTTTCCGGCGCGTGGCCAGGTCGATGGAGCGCATGGCCTTCGGGCCTCCCGAACACACTGCCTTGAAGCTGCTGGCGCTGTTCGATGCGGGCCTGCTGGAGCAGGGCACATTCCCGCCACGACCGCCGACCGACACCCTGCTCATCGATGCGGTCACGCCGCCTCCCGGCGTCCTGGCGGCCCCGGCACCCGGCGGAGAAGCCTTCTCGCCCCTCGTCGCGGGCCTGCTGTCGTCCGGACAGGTCATGGTGCGCGCGGGGGAAACCGGGCTGTTGACCGACACGGATGGAACCTGCCTCGACGCACGCGGCAACCGCAACGAATCCCTGGCCGCGCTCGGACGCCCCACCGAGGGCCCCACGCTGGGCCACGACACCCTGAACCGCACGCTGCACGACGAACACCGGCGGTGGGCCCAGCGCATCGTGCGGCAACGGATGCCGCAGCACCTTGGAGAACGCTCATGA
- a CDS encoding pyridoxal-phosphate dependent enzyme produces the protein MYSDGTLSPMSSPTAKLKRLFEGSGMEIFAKLDLLQLSGSTKERTANSLIESLVASGRLEPGGLIVESTSGNLGIALARQSVVRGIGFVAVVDENANRSALEIMRAYGARVELVPTPPDGNKLAARRQRVQQLLDEHPGAVTTNQYGSPANPDAHFSTTMPEFMEAVDGRLDMLFVATSTTGTLLGCQRYLRQHQLQTTLVAVDAVGSVLFGGEEGLRRFPGLGAGIVTELSLQADPDVVCRIEEIDMVRGCRRLAQREGILAGASTGAIVAAMERHMPGLGEGSRIGFLVHDSGVPYLHTVYDDDWVRNNLGCEPEPSAVDRVQGTSTR, from the coding sequence ATGTACAGCGACGGAACACTGAGCCCGATGAGTTCCCCGACGGCCAAGCTGAAACGTCTTTTCGAGGGCTCCGGGATGGAGATCTTTGCCAAGTTGGACCTGCTCCAGCTCTCGGGCAGCACCAAGGAGCGAACGGCCAACAGTCTCATTGAATCGCTCGTGGCTTCCGGACGTCTCGAACCCGGCGGCCTGATCGTGGAATCGACCTCCGGGAACCTCGGCATCGCGCTGGCTCGGCAATCGGTGGTCCGCGGGATCGGTTTCGTGGCGGTCGTCGACGAGAACGCGAACCGCTCGGCGCTGGAGATAATGCGGGCCTACGGGGCCAGGGTCGAGCTGGTGCCAACGCCGCCCGACGGCAACAAGCTCGCCGCCCGGCGGCAACGGGTCCAACAGCTGCTGGACGAGCACCCAGGTGCGGTGACCACCAACCAATACGGATCGCCGGCCAACCCGGACGCGCACTTCAGCACGACGATGCCCGAATTCATGGAGGCGGTTGACGGGCGGCTGGACATGCTGTTCGTGGCCACCAGCACCACCGGCACGCTCCTGGGCTGCCAACGGTACCTGCGCCAACACCAGCTTCAAACCACGCTGGTGGCCGTGGACGCCGTCGGATCGGTGCTGTTTGGCGGCGAGGAAGGCCTGCGGCGCTTTCCGGGTCTGGGTGCGGGCATCGTGACGGAGCTGTCCCTGCAGGCGGACCCCGACGTGGTGTGCAGGATCGAGGAGATCGACATGGTCCGCGGGTGCCGCAGGCTTGCCCAACGCGAAGGGATCCTCGCGGGCGCCTCCACCGGGGCGATCGTTGCGGCCATGGAACGGCACATGCCTGGCCTCGGGGAAGGCTCGCGCATCGGCTTCCTGGTCCACGATTCCGGCGTGCCGTACCTGCACACCGTCTATGACGACGACTGGGTCCGCAACAACCTCGGCTGCGAGCCGGAACCAAGCGCCGTGGACCGGGTGCAGGGCACCAGCACCCGATGA
- a CDS encoding universal stress protein, producing METENPFGATPPIEPAPAGSIVVGHDGSKGAQLALEMAVELAGQLALPVVVARAWSIVTAPKPAQWTSGYVPPFEEFAAAVKEEMERDARPVAEKFPGVGISYSPVHAPPLKSLVAISHDARMLVVGTRGRGGLKGMLLGSVSEQCVRHAACPVLVVRPRD from the coding sequence ATGGAGACCGAGAACCCGTTTGGCGCAACACCCCCCATCGAGCCCGCACCGGCAGGCAGCATCGTCGTGGGGCACGACGGGTCCAAGGGCGCACAGCTCGCCCTGGAGATGGCCGTGGAACTGGCCGGGCAGTTGGCGCTGCCGGTGGTCGTCGCCCGGGCGTGGTCCATCGTCACGGCACCGAAGCCGGCACAGTGGACCTCCGGATATGTCCCGCCGTTCGAGGAGTTCGCCGCCGCGGTCAAGGAGGAGATGGAGCGCGACGCGCGTCCCGTCGCCGAGAAGTTCCCCGGCGTCGGGATCAGCTACAGCCCGGTGCATGCGCCGCCGCTCAAGAGCCTCGTGGCCATCTCGCACGACGCGCGCATGCTGGTGGTGGGAACGCGCGGGCGCGGGGGACTGAAGGGGATGCTGCTGGGCTCGGTCAGCGAGCAATGCGTGCGGCACGCCGCCTGCCCGGTCCTGGTGGTGCGGCCGCGGGACTGA